One window from the genome of Epinephelus moara isolate mb chromosome 5, YSFRI_EMoa_1.0, whole genome shotgun sequence encodes:
- the psip1a gene encoding PC4 and SFRS1 interacting protein 1a isoform X4: MTRDWKPGDLIFAKMKGYPHWPARIDEVPDGAVKPSNIKFPIFFFGTHETAFLGPKDIFPYQPNKDKYAKPNKRKGFNEGLWEIENNPKVELTAPKPVPPESFTEKDSDSGPEGGEEADNKGIKPKGAAQKESTDAPKPKRGRKKKSHVEQETEKQDAPASPVSPSEAPKRRGRKPKSEKLLLLQQQQEQQGSGSEMETAESERKRKRAAEDKSKSGEEEKRKKEDSKGKEAEGKEPDAKKKKKEEGSSGSDDEEKNKGRKKHQNSEVDKDVRRRKADELRETNKDDGKKNEERTGAKKKEISTDLKLQRLHSEIKISLKIDNPDVKKCLDALDEIGALQVTTQHLQKHSELIATLKKIRRFKASQDIMDKATMLYNKFKSMFLVGEGDCVLSQVLNKSLAEQRQHEEAKKGALKRVEQAKENTTDKMTNGDISPEEKRQETDKEKIPEDTSVGENHSAPKDQEEST, translated from the exons ATGACTCGAGATTGGAAACCTGGTGATCTGATCTTTGCCAAGATGAAGGGCTATCCACACTGGCCTGCAAGG ATTGATGAAGTCCCAGATGGTGCTGTGAAGCCATCTAATATCAAGTTCCCCATCTTCTTCTTTGGCACCCATGAAAC AGCATTTCTGGGCCCAAAAGATATCTTTCCATACCAGCCCAACAAAGACAAGTATGCCAAGCCCAACAAGAGGAAAGGCTTCAACGAAGGATTGTGGGAGATTGAGAACAACCCAAAGGTTGAGCTCACTGCACCAAAG CCGGTCCCCCCTGAATCTTTCACTGAAAAGGATTCGGACAGCGGCCcagaaggaggggaggaagcaGATAACAAGGGGATAAAACCCAAA GGTGCTGCACAGAAAGAATCCACAGATGCTCCTAAACCCAAgcgaggaagaaagaaaaag AGTCATGTTGAGCAGGAGACTGAAAAACAGGATGCACCTGCCAGTCCTGTTAGTCCCTCAG AGGCTCCTAAACGACGAGGCAGGAAGCCCAAGAGTGAAAAGTTACttttgctgcagcagcagcaggaacagCAAGGCTCAGGAAgtgaaat GGAGACTGCTGAGtcggagagaaagagaaagagggcaGCAGAGGACAAGTCCAagagtggagaggaggagaagagaaagaaggaggaCAGCAAAGGAAAGGAGGCAGAGGGGAAGGAGCCTGAcgccaagaagaagaagaaggaagaaggATCCTCAGGCTCTGATGATGAAGAG AAAAACAAAGGCAGAAAGAAACACCAAAACTCAGAAGTGGACAAAGATGTGCGGCGGCGGAAAGCAGATGAATTGAGAGA GACAAACAAAGATGACGGGAAGAAAAATGAAGAGAGGACAGGCGCCAAGAAAAAGG AAATATCAACTGACCTGAAGCTCCAGCGACTGCACAGTGAGATCAAGATTTCACTGAAAATTGACAACCCT GATGTGAAGAAGTGCTTGGATGCTTTAGATGAGATCGGTGCCCTTCAAGTGACGACCCAGCACCTGCAGAAACACAGCGAACTTATTGCCACACTGAAAAAG ATTCGCAGATTCAAGGCCAGCCAAGACATCATGGACAAGGCCACCATGTTGTATAACAAGTTCAAGAGCATGTTCCTGGTTGGAGAAGGCGACTGTGTGCTCAGCCAGGTGCTTAACAAGTCTTTAGCTGAACAACGGCAGCACGAGGAGGCCAAGAAAGGAGCGCTGAAGAGAGTGGAACAAGCCAAGGAAAACACCACAG ACAAGATGACAAATGGTGATATCAGCCCCGAGGAGAAGAGGCaggagacagacaaagagaagaTTCCTGAAGACACATCGGTGGGAGAAAATCACAG TGCTCCAAAAGATCAGGAAGAGTCCACTTGA
- the psip1a gene encoding PC4 and SFRS1 interacting protein 1a isoform X2: protein MTRDWKPGDLIFAKMKGYPHWPARIDEVPDGAVKPSNIKFPIFFFGTHETAFLGPKDIFPYQPNKDKYAKPNKRKGFNEGLWEIENNPKVELTAPKPVPPESFTEKDSDSGPEGGEEADNKGIKPKVPGSEAEQEKENVELEEEEELEEEEEEGSLISEQGPQNQDGAAQKESTDAPKPKRGRKKKSHVEQETEKQDAPASPVSPSEAPKRRGRKPKSEKLLLLQQQQEQQGSGSEMETAESERKRKRAAEDKSKSGEEEKRKKEDSKGKEAEGKEPDAKKKKKEEGSSGSDDEEKNKGRKKHQNSEVDKDVRRRKADELRETNKDDGKKNEERTGAKKKEISTDLKLQRLHSEIKISLKIDNPDVKKCLDALDEIGALQVTTQHLQKHSELIATLKKIRRFKASQDIMDKATMLYNKFKSMFLVGEGDCVLSQVLNKSLAEQRQHEEAKKGALKRVEQAKENTTDKMTNGDISPEEKRQETDKEKIPEDTSVGENHSAPKDQEEST from the exons ATGACTCGAGATTGGAAACCTGGTGATCTGATCTTTGCCAAGATGAAGGGCTATCCACACTGGCCTGCAAGG ATTGATGAAGTCCCAGATGGTGCTGTGAAGCCATCTAATATCAAGTTCCCCATCTTCTTCTTTGGCACCCATGAAAC AGCATTTCTGGGCCCAAAAGATATCTTTCCATACCAGCCCAACAAAGACAAGTATGCCAAGCCCAACAAGAGGAAAGGCTTCAACGAAGGATTGTGGGAGATTGAGAACAACCCAAAGGTTGAGCTCACTGCACCAAAG CCGGTCCCCCCTGAATCTTTCACTGAAAAGGATTCGGACAGCGGCCcagaaggaggggaggaagcaGATAACAAGGGGATAAAACCCAAA GTTCCAGGAAGTGAGGCTGAGCAGGAGAAAGAGAATGTGgagttggaggaggaggaggagttggaggaggaggaggaggaagggtcTCTGATCTCTGAGCAGGGTCCTCAGAACCAGGAT GGTGCTGCACAGAAAGAATCCACAGATGCTCCTAAACCCAAgcgaggaagaaagaaaaag AGTCATGTTGAGCAGGAGACTGAAAAACAGGATGCACCTGCCAGTCCTGTTAGTCCCTCAG AGGCTCCTAAACGACGAGGCAGGAAGCCCAAGAGTGAAAAGTTACttttgctgcagcagcagcaggaacagCAAGGCTCAGGAAgtgaaat GGAGACTGCTGAGtcggagagaaagagaaagagggcaGCAGAGGACAAGTCCAagagtggagaggaggagaagagaaagaaggaggaCAGCAAAGGAAAGGAGGCAGAGGGGAAGGAGCCTGAcgccaagaagaagaagaaggaagaaggATCCTCAGGCTCTGATGATGAAGAG AAAAACAAAGGCAGAAAGAAACACCAAAACTCAGAAGTGGACAAAGATGTGCGGCGGCGGAAAGCAGATGAATTGAGAGA GACAAACAAAGATGACGGGAAGAAAAATGAAGAGAGGACAGGCGCCAAGAAAAAGG AAATATCAACTGACCTGAAGCTCCAGCGACTGCACAGTGAGATCAAGATTTCACTGAAAATTGACAACCCT GATGTGAAGAAGTGCTTGGATGCTTTAGATGAGATCGGTGCCCTTCAAGTGACGACCCAGCACCTGCAGAAACACAGCGAACTTATTGCCACACTGAAAAAG ATTCGCAGATTCAAGGCCAGCCAAGACATCATGGACAAGGCCACCATGTTGTATAACAAGTTCAAGAGCATGTTCCTGGTTGGAGAAGGCGACTGTGTGCTCAGCCAGGTGCTTAACAAGTCTTTAGCTGAACAACGGCAGCACGAGGAGGCCAAGAAAGGAGCGCTGAAGAGAGTGGAACAAGCCAAGGAAAACACCACAG ACAAGATGACAAATGGTGATATCAGCCCCGAGGAGAAGAGGCaggagacagacaaagagaagaTTCCTGAAGACACATCGGTGGGAGAAAATCACAG TGCTCCAAAAGATCAGGAAGAGTCCACTTGA
- the psip1a gene encoding PC4 and SFRS1 interacting protein 1a isoform X3 has product MTRDWKPGDLIFAKMKGYPHWPARIDEVPDGAVKPSNIKFPIFFFGTHETAFLGPKDIFPYQPNKDKYAKPNKRKGFNEGLWEIENNPKVELTAPKPVPPESFTEKDSDSGPEGGEEADNKGIKPKGAAQKESTDAPKPKRGRKKKSHVEQETEKQDAPASPVSPSAAEAPKRRGRKPKSEKLLLLQQQQEQQGSGSEMETAESERKRKRAAEDKSKSGEEEKRKKEDSKGKEAEGKEPDAKKKKKEEGSSGSDDEEKNKGRKKHQNSEVDKDVRRRKADELRETNKDDGKKNEERTGAKKKEISTDLKLQRLHSEIKISLKIDNPDVKKCLDALDEIGALQVTTQHLQKHSELIATLKKIRRFKASQDIMDKATMLYNKFKSMFLVGEGDCVLSQVLNKSLAEQRQHEEAKKGALKRVEQAKENTTDKMTNGDISPEEKRQETDKEKIPEDTSVGENHSAPKDQEEST; this is encoded by the exons ATGACTCGAGATTGGAAACCTGGTGATCTGATCTTTGCCAAGATGAAGGGCTATCCACACTGGCCTGCAAGG ATTGATGAAGTCCCAGATGGTGCTGTGAAGCCATCTAATATCAAGTTCCCCATCTTCTTCTTTGGCACCCATGAAAC AGCATTTCTGGGCCCAAAAGATATCTTTCCATACCAGCCCAACAAAGACAAGTATGCCAAGCCCAACAAGAGGAAAGGCTTCAACGAAGGATTGTGGGAGATTGAGAACAACCCAAAGGTTGAGCTCACTGCACCAAAG CCGGTCCCCCCTGAATCTTTCACTGAAAAGGATTCGGACAGCGGCCcagaaggaggggaggaagcaGATAACAAGGGGATAAAACCCAAA GGTGCTGCACAGAAAGAATCCACAGATGCTCCTAAACCCAAgcgaggaagaaagaaaaag AGTCATGTTGAGCAGGAGACTGAAAAACAGGATGCACCTGCCAGTCCTGTTAGTCCCTCAG CTGCAGAGGCTCCTAAACGACGAGGCAGGAAGCCCAAGAGTGAAAAGTTACttttgctgcagcagcagcaggaacagCAAGGCTCAGGAAgtgaaat GGAGACTGCTGAGtcggagagaaagagaaagagggcaGCAGAGGACAAGTCCAagagtggagaggaggagaagagaaagaaggaggaCAGCAAAGGAAAGGAGGCAGAGGGGAAGGAGCCTGAcgccaagaagaagaagaaggaagaaggATCCTCAGGCTCTGATGATGAAGAG AAAAACAAAGGCAGAAAGAAACACCAAAACTCAGAAGTGGACAAAGATGTGCGGCGGCGGAAAGCAGATGAATTGAGAGA GACAAACAAAGATGACGGGAAGAAAAATGAAGAGAGGACAGGCGCCAAGAAAAAGG AAATATCAACTGACCTGAAGCTCCAGCGACTGCACAGTGAGATCAAGATTTCACTGAAAATTGACAACCCT GATGTGAAGAAGTGCTTGGATGCTTTAGATGAGATCGGTGCCCTTCAAGTGACGACCCAGCACCTGCAGAAACACAGCGAACTTATTGCCACACTGAAAAAG ATTCGCAGATTCAAGGCCAGCCAAGACATCATGGACAAGGCCACCATGTTGTATAACAAGTTCAAGAGCATGTTCCTGGTTGGAGAAGGCGACTGTGTGCTCAGCCAGGTGCTTAACAAGTCTTTAGCTGAACAACGGCAGCACGAGGAGGCCAAGAAAGGAGCGCTGAAGAGAGTGGAACAAGCCAAGGAAAACACCACAG ACAAGATGACAAATGGTGATATCAGCCCCGAGGAGAAGAGGCaggagacagacaaagagaagaTTCCTGAAGACACATCGGTGGGAGAAAATCACAG TGCTCCAAAAGATCAGGAAGAGTCCACTTGA
- the psip1a gene encoding PC4 and SFRS1 interacting protein 1a isoform X1, translated as MTRDWKPGDLIFAKMKGYPHWPARIDEVPDGAVKPSNIKFPIFFFGTHETAFLGPKDIFPYQPNKDKYAKPNKRKGFNEGLWEIENNPKVELTAPKPVPPESFTEKDSDSGPEGGEEADNKGIKPKVPGSEAEQEKENVELEEEEELEEEEEEGSLISEQGPQNQDGAAQKESTDAPKPKRGRKKKSHVEQETEKQDAPASPVSPSAAEAPKRRGRKPKSEKLLLLQQQQEQQGSGSEMETAESERKRKRAAEDKSKSGEEEKRKKEDSKGKEAEGKEPDAKKKKKEEGSSGSDDEEKNKGRKKHQNSEVDKDVRRRKADELRETNKDDGKKNEERTGAKKKEISTDLKLQRLHSEIKISLKIDNPDVKKCLDALDEIGALQVTTQHLQKHSELIATLKKIRRFKASQDIMDKATMLYNKFKSMFLVGEGDCVLSQVLNKSLAEQRQHEEAKKGALKRVEQAKENTTDKMTNGDISPEEKRQETDKEKIPEDTSVGENHSAPKDQEEST; from the exons ATGACTCGAGATTGGAAACCTGGTGATCTGATCTTTGCCAAGATGAAGGGCTATCCACACTGGCCTGCAAGG ATTGATGAAGTCCCAGATGGTGCTGTGAAGCCATCTAATATCAAGTTCCCCATCTTCTTCTTTGGCACCCATGAAAC AGCATTTCTGGGCCCAAAAGATATCTTTCCATACCAGCCCAACAAAGACAAGTATGCCAAGCCCAACAAGAGGAAAGGCTTCAACGAAGGATTGTGGGAGATTGAGAACAACCCAAAGGTTGAGCTCACTGCACCAAAG CCGGTCCCCCCTGAATCTTTCACTGAAAAGGATTCGGACAGCGGCCcagaaggaggggaggaagcaGATAACAAGGGGATAAAACCCAAA GTTCCAGGAAGTGAGGCTGAGCAGGAGAAAGAGAATGTGgagttggaggaggaggaggagttggaggaggaggaggaggaagggtcTCTGATCTCTGAGCAGGGTCCTCAGAACCAGGAT GGTGCTGCACAGAAAGAATCCACAGATGCTCCTAAACCCAAgcgaggaagaaagaaaaag AGTCATGTTGAGCAGGAGACTGAAAAACAGGATGCACCTGCCAGTCCTGTTAGTCCCTCAG CTGCAGAGGCTCCTAAACGACGAGGCAGGAAGCCCAAGAGTGAAAAGTTACttttgctgcagcagcagcaggaacagCAAGGCTCAGGAAgtgaaat GGAGACTGCTGAGtcggagagaaagagaaagagggcaGCAGAGGACAAGTCCAagagtggagaggaggagaagagaaagaaggaggaCAGCAAAGGAAAGGAGGCAGAGGGGAAGGAGCCTGAcgccaagaagaagaagaaggaagaaggATCCTCAGGCTCTGATGATGAAGAG AAAAACAAAGGCAGAAAGAAACACCAAAACTCAGAAGTGGACAAAGATGTGCGGCGGCGGAAAGCAGATGAATTGAGAGA GACAAACAAAGATGACGGGAAGAAAAATGAAGAGAGGACAGGCGCCAAGAAAAAGG AAATATCAACTGACCTGAAGCTCCAGCGACTGCACAGTGAGATCAAGATTTCACTGAAAATTGACAACCCT GATGTGAAGAAGTGCTTGGATGCTTTAGATGAGATCGGTGCCCTTCAAGTGACGACCCAGCACCTGCAGAAACACAGCGAACTTATTGCCACACTGAAAAAG ATTCGCAGATTCAAGGCCAGCCAAGACATCATGGACAAGGCCACCATGTTGTATAACAAGTTCAAGAGCATGTTCCTGGTTGGAGAAGGCGACTGTGTGCTCAGCCAGGTGCTTAACAAGTCTTTAGCTGAACAACGGCAGCACGAGGAGGCCAAGAAAGGAGCGCTGAAGAGAGTGGAACAAGCCAAGGAAAACACCACAG ACAAGATGACAAATGGTGATATCAGCCCCGAGGAGAAGAGGCaggagacagacaaagagaagaTTCCTGAAGACACATCGGTGGGAGAAAATCACAG TGCTCCAAAAGATCAGGAAGAGTCCACTTGA